In one window of Frigoriglobus tundricola DNA:
- a CDS encoding SWIM zinc finger family protein, translated as MGWYGFKPYVPVAQRRAQAAREVAKRAKKGQACSPVHIEGKSIASTFWGKAWCTNLEGYSDFENRLPRGRTYVRNGSVVDLKIEKGRIKALVSGSELYEITIDIAALSKPKWAALKAQCAGKIGTLVELLQGKLSKAVMETVTDREKGLFPKPKEIEMRCSCPDYAGMCKHIAATMYGVGNRLDSAPELLFTLRCVDHMELIEQAIPAAPHEGKGGAPAIATDDLGAIFGIEIDDALVAPAAPETRKKPAAKKTVKKPATEKKPAAPKKKPAAKKKPAAKKG; from the coding sequence ATGGGCTGGTACGGCTTTAAACCTTACGTCCCAGTGGCCCAACGCCGCGCGCAAGCCGCGCGGGAAGTCGCCAAGCGGGCCAAGAAGGGACAGGCGTGTTCCCCGGTCCACATCGAAGGCAAGTCCATTGCCTCGACGTTCTGGGGGAAGGCGTGGTGTACGAACCTGGAGGGTTACAGCGACTTCGAGAACCGCTTGCCGCGCGGCCGGACCTACGTCCGTAACGGGTCGGTCGTGGACCTGAAGATCGAGAAGGGCCGCATCAAGGCCCTGGTGAGCGGGTCGGAACTGTACGAGATCACGATCGACATCGCGGCCCTGTCGAAGCCGAAGTGGGCGGCGCTGAAGGCGCAATGCGCGGGTAAGATCGGGACGCTGGTCGAACTGCTGCAAGGCAAGCTGTCGAAGGCGGTGATGGAGACGGTCACGGACCGGGAGAAGGGACTGTTCCCGAAGCCGAAAGAAATCGAGATGCGGTGCAGCTGCCCGGACTACGCCGGGATGTGCAAGCACATCGCCGCAACGATGTACGGGGTCGGGAACCGTCTCGACTCCGCGCCGGAGCTGCTGTTCACGCTCCGGTGCGTGGACCACATGGAACTGATCGAGCAGGCGATCCCCGCCGCCCCGCACGAGGGCAAGGGCGGCGCTCCCGCGATCGCAACCGACGACCTGGGGGCCATCTTCGGCATCGAGATCGACGACGCCCTGGTTGCACCGGCGGCTCCCGAAACCCGGAAAAAACCCGCGGCGAAAAAGACCGTGAAGAAGCCCGCCACTGAGAAGAAACCCGCCGCCCCGAAGAAGAAGCCCGCGGCGAAGAAGAAGCCCGCGGCGAAGAAGGGGTAG
- a CDS encoding DEAD/DEAH box helicase — MSSGKMHDLAITPQGHLVVRDAPLETSHQEPSNELLEAYRASPARGMLYSASEAAGAVLPPSFEFARSIARLYLTALSKGTTAEAGGGRGGNLGEVPPQKSRGGRGGNLGEVPPQKSRGGRGGNLGEVPPQKASESVPEIPPPVADLDRAVLQAPPMTGLEYLTSDVLAEWWRALDALVRGEIETHPGGAHGYLRERNPNWRFVGRVTFHLAENKRNPDYPFAFLATFANGLTPQGTVRHEPLGRALQQYAGEQNRTAMLNLLLPVSRAAESSELVRRLVDSGEIYRPLAWSPREAYDFLRAVPRFESSGLIVRVPDWWHAQKPTRPRVSVKIDSKNATGIGVDAVLQFSVGMSLDGETLAPDEIAQLLESSGGLVPLRGKWVEVDREKLQEALKHWKEVERNARHTGLSFYEGMRLLSGANILKDKDDESQAEPREWSGLTAGPELNAVLEGLRAPDARQEAVPPGLKADLRPYQRTGYGWLRFVARLGLGACLADDMGLGKTVQVISLLLDLKRDGQKKASLLVVPASLIANWKSELAKFAPSLSFAVAHPSEVSATNGESGRGARGEPAGGSTPKLGADEADRFDLIVTTYGMLVRQDWMKRHHWRLAVLDEAQAIKNSGTKQTRAAKELTADSRIAMTGTPVENRLSDLWSLFDFLNPGLLGTAKQFSSFVKRLQSAPTPSFEPLRNLVRPYILRRLKTDKRVIADLPDKTEVKAYCALSKHQAALYQHAVDDLAEQLKATDGIQRRGIVLAQLMRLKQICNHPAQAAGTGDYAADRSGKFRRLAEIVEEIASRQEKVLVFTQFREIAGPLAEFLATLFGRSGLVLHGGTSVKKRKEFVDQFQREDGPPFFVLSLKAGGTGLNLTAAAHVVHFDRWWNPAIENQATDRAFRIGQKKNVLVHKFICRGTVEERIDEMIARKSRVADEAIGGSDSAEVLLTEMDNDTLLQFVKLDLHQATDA, encoded by the coding sequence GTGAGTAGCGGCAAGATGCACGACCTGGCGATCACACCGCAAGGACACCTCGTCGTCCGCGACGCGCCGCTCGAAACGTCTCATCAAGAGCCCTCGAACGAGTTGCTCGAAGCCTACCGCGCGAGCCCGGCTCGGGGGATGCTGTACTCCGCGAGCGAGGCGGCGGGCGCGGTGCTACCGCCGTCCTTCGAGTTCGCGCGCTCGATCGCCCGGCTCTACCTGACCGCGCTCTCCAAGGGCACCACCGCGGAAGCGGGAGGGGGGCGCGGGGGGAACCTGGGGGAGGTTCCCCCTCAGAAATCGCGAGGGGGGCGCGGGGGGAACCTGGGGGAGGTTCCCCCTCAGAAATCGCGAGGGGGGCGCGGGGGGAACCTGGGGGAGGTTCCCCCTCAGAAGGCAAGCGAATCCGTCCCCGAGATCCCGCCCCCCGTAGCCGACCTGGACCGGGCCGTTCTCCAGGCCCCGCCCATGACCGGGCTGGAGTACCTGACGTCGGACGTCCTTGCGGAATGGTGGCGCGCCCTCGACGCTCTGGTCCGGGGCGAGATCGAAACGCACCCGGGCGGCGCGCACGGCTATCTCAGGGAGCGCAACCCCAACTGGCGGTTCGTCGGCCGGGTCACCTTTCACCTGGCCGAGAACAAGCGGAACCCGGACTACCCGTTCGCCTTCCTGGCGACGTTCGCGAACGGGCTGACGCCGCAGGGCACGGTGCGGCACGAGCCGCTCGGCCGGGCGCTTCAGCAGTACGCCGGGGAGCAGAACCGCACGGCAATGCTCAACCTGCTGCTGCCGGTTTCGAGAGCGGCCGAGTCCTCGGAACTGGTTCGGCGGCTCGTCGATTCCGGGGAGATCTACCGCCCCCTCGCGTGGTCGCCTCGCGAGGCTTACGACTTCCTCCGGGCGGTGCCCCGCTTCGAGTCGAGCGGGTTGATCGTCCGGGTGCCGGACTGGTGGCACGCCCAGAAGCCGACCCGGCCCCGCGTCAGCGTGAAGATCGACTCGAAGAACGCCACCGGCATCGGTGTCGATGCCGTGTTGCAGTTCTCCGTCGGCATGAGCCTGGACGGGGAAACGCTCGCCCCGGACGAGATCGCACAGTTGCTCGAATCCAGCGGGGGGCTGGTCCCTCTAAGAGGAAAATGGGTCGAAGTGGATCGGGAGAAGTTGCAGGAGGCCCTGAAGCACTGGAAGGAAGTCGAGCGGAACGCGCGCCACACGGGGCTTTCGTTCTACGAGGGTATGCGCCTGCTCTCCGGGGCGAACATCCTCAAGGATAAGGACGACGAGAGCCAGGCGGAGCCCCGCGAGTGGTCCGGCCTGACCGCCGGCCCGGAGCTGAACGCGGTTCTCGAAGGGCTGCGCGCCCCGGACGCCCGGCAGGAGGCGGTCCCGCCCGGTCTGAAGGCGGACCTGCGGCCGTACCAGCGGACCGGCTACGGCTGGCTGCGGTTCGTCGCCCGATTGGGGCTGGGCGCGTGCCTGGCCGACGATATGGGGCTCGGCAAAACGGTCCAGGTCATTTCGCTACTGCTCGATCTGAAGCGCGACGGCCAGAAGAAGGCGAGCCTCCTGGTGGTGCCGGCGTCGCTCATCGCGAACTGGAAATCGGAACTGGCGAAGTTCGCGCCGTCGCTCTCCTTCGCGGTCGCGCACCCATCGGAAGTGAGCGCCACCAACGGAGAAAGCGGGAGGGGGGCGCGGGGGGAACCTGCGGGAGGTTCCACCCCCAAACTCGGAGCCGATGAGGCCGACAGGTTCGATCTGATCGTGACCACCTACGGAATGCTCGTCCGTCAGGACTGGATGAAGCGGCACCACTGGCGGCTGGCGGTCCTCGACGAGGCCCAGGCCATCAAGAACTCCGGCACGAAGCAGACCCGTGCGGCCAAGGAGCTGACGGCCGACAGCCGGATCGCCATGACCGGCACGCCCGTCGAGAACCGCCTCTCGGACCTCTGGTCGCTCTTCGACTTCTTGAACCCCGGCCTCCTGGGCACGGCCAAGCAGTTCAGTTCGTTCGTCAAACGGCTGCAAAGTGCCCCGACGCCGTCGTTCGAGCCGCTCCGCAATCTGGTGCGGCCCTACATCCTCCGGCGGCTGAAGACCGACAAGCGGGTCATCGCCGACCTGCCGGACAAGACGGAGGTGAAAGCCTACTGTGCCCTGAGCAAGCACCAGGCGGCCCTTTACCAGCACGCGGTCGATGACCTCGCCGAGCAGTTGAAGGCCACCGACGGCATCCAGCGCCGCGGCATCGTGTTGGCGCAACTGATGCGGCTGAAGCAAATTTGCAACCACCCCGCCCAGGCGGCCGGCACAGGGGACTACGCGGCCGACCGGAGCGGCAAGTTCCGCCGGTTGGCGGAGATCGTTGAGGAGATCGCGTCCCGGCAGGAGAAGGTTCTCGTCTTTACGCAGTTCCGGGAGATCGCGGGGCCGCTGGCCGAGTTCCTGGCCACGCTCTTCGGCCGGTCCGGGCTGGTGCTCCACGGGGGCACGAGCGTCAAGAAGCGGAAGGAGTTCGTCGACCAGTTCCAGCGCGAGGACGGCCCGCCGTTCTTCGTGCTGTCGCTGAAGGCGGGCGGAACCGGCCTGAACCTGACTGCGGCCGCGCACGTGGTCCACTTCGACCGTTGGTGGAACCCGGCCATCGAGAACCAGGCCACCGACCGCGCCTTCCGGATCGGCCAGAAGAAGAACGTGCTGGTTCACAAGTTCATCTGTCGGGGGACGGTCGAGGAGCGGATCGACGAGATGATCGCGCGGAAGAGCCGGGTCGCCGACGAGGCCATCGGCGGGAGCGACAGCGCGGAAGTCTTGTTGACCGAGATGGACAATGATACGCTATTGCAATTCGTGAAACTGGACCTGCACCAGGCCACCGACGCCTGA
- a CDS encoding MmgE/PrpD family protein, with product MSTQTLAARLADYAAGLTFDKLTKEAVHEVKRRFIDSFATAIGAMTSDAYAIAKKCAARVSSTPGASVLAGGKSSVEWATFVNGLLIRYLDFNDTYLSKEPAHPSDNLAAVLAVGESVGAGGRDLITAAVLAYEIQCRFCDAASLRKHGVDHVTYGAISAAVAAAKLMKLDATKVTHTVGLAGVCNVALRQTRSGELSMWKGCAFANAARNGVFAATLAADGMTGPAPIFEGDLGFFKLVAREVFTPAPFGSEPGNADGFMINKTYIKFWPAEYHSQSAIDAALQLRAELKGDVSRVAGIDIATFEASYNIIGKYPEAWAPKTRETADHSLPYCTAAALHDGDVYLETFDEAHFTDPKLVAFTGRVKVHHDGTLDPRYPTGIPNRVTVTLADGRTLVKEVEFPRGHAGNPMTDAEVEAKFRRVAEPRYGKAKADQILARCWDLENLTSVTELIGLFG from the coding sequence ATGTCCACTCAGACGCTCGCCGCGCGGCTGGCCGACTACGCCGCCGGCCTCACGTTCGACAAGCTCACGAAGGAAGCCGTTCACGAGGTGAAGCGCCGGTTCATCGACTCGTTCGCGACCGCGATCGGGGCGATGACGTCGGACGCTTACGCCATCGCCAAAAAGTGCGCGGCCCGCGTGTCGAGCACCCCCGGTGCCTCCGTCCTCGCGGGCGGCAAGTCGAGCGTCGAGTGGGCCACGTTCGTGAACGGCCTCCTGATCCGCTACCTCGACTTCAACGACACCTACCTGAGCAAGGAACCGGCGCACCCGAGCGACAACCTCGCGGCCGTCCTCGCGGTGGGCGAGTCCGTGGGCGCCGGCGGCCGGGACCTCATCACCGCGGCCGTCCTCGCTTACGAGATCCAGTGCCGGTTCTGCGACGCCGCCAGCCTGCGCAAGCACGGCGTCGACCACGTCACCTACGGCGCGATCTCGGCGGCGGTCGCGGCCGCGAAGCTGATGAAACTGGACGCGACGAAGGTCACCCACACGGTCGGCCTCGCCGGCGTGTGCAACGTCGCGCTGCGGCAGACGCGCAGCGGCGAGCTGAGCATGTGGAAGGGCTGCGCGTTCGCCAACGCCGCCCGCAACGGCGTGTTCGCGGCCACGCTCGCGGCCGACGGCATGACCGGCCCGGCCCCGATCTTCGAAGGCGACCTCGGCTTCTTCAAACTCGTAGCGCGCGAGGTGTTCACGCCGGCCCCGTTCGGGAGCGAACCGGGCAACGCCGACGGGTTCATGATCAACAAGACGTACATCAAGTTCTGGCCGGCGGAGTACCACTCGCAGAGCGCCATCGACGCGGCGCTCCAGCTCCGGGCGGAACTCAAGGGCGACGTGTCCCGGGTGGCGGGCATCGACATCGCAACGTTCGAGGCCAGTTACAACATCATCGGGAAGTACCCCGAGGCCTGGGCGCCGAAGACCCGCGAGACGGCCGACCACAGCCTGCCGTACTGCACGGCGGCGGCGCTCCACGACGGCGACGTGTACCTCGAAACGTTCGACGAGGCGCACTTCACCGACCCGAAGCTCGTGGCGTTTACGGGCCGCGTGAAGGTGCACCACGACGGCACGCTCGACCCGCGGTACCCGACCGGCATTCCGAACCGGGTCACGGTGACGCTGGCCGACGGGCGCACGCTGGTGAAGGAGGTGGAGTTCCCGCGCGGGCACGCCGGGAACCCGATGACGGACGCGGAGGTGGAAGCGAAGTTCCGCCGCGTCGCCGAGCCGAGGTACGGTAAGGCGAAGGCCGATCAGATCCTCGCGCGGTGCTGGGACCTGGAGAACCTGACGAGTGTGACGGAACTGATCGGCCTGTTCGGGTGA
- a CDS encoding NAD-dependent epimerase/dehydratase family protein has translation MMAEHTSPWRGRRVLVTGYTGFLGGAVARELFACGAEVVGLVNDRPARASTGADRQGRVHLVRGRTDNVFRLHSAMAVHEVAAVFHLATHDPFAEDRGTHAVLQAAKLYARRVPVVAARPLQQLSLARAGEARDDYLSVARFGEVFGPGDRKVFRTVPAAAIGLLTGDGAAVPPDGPPRDFVFVRDAARACLRVAEATITDGAGDYPFRSGWLLTDRQMTAVVRDAHAGRPVVVPDSAAPTNPLGWQPAEPLAEVLDETIAWYREFLRIGCTAPLRAAA, from the coding sequence ATGATGGCCGAACACACTTCCCCCTGGCGCGGGCGGCGGGTTCTCGTCACCGGTTACACCGGGTTTCTCGGCGGCGCGGTCGCGCGCGAACTGTTCGCGTGCGGGGCCGAAGTCGTCGGTCTCGTCAACGACCGCCCCGCGCGCGCAAGTACCGGTGCGGACCGGCAGGGGCGCGTCCACTTGGTCCGCGGGCGCACGGACAACGTGTTCCGGCTGCACTCCGCGATGGCCGTTCACGAGGTCGCGGCCGTCTTCCACCTCGCCACACACGACCCGTTCGCCGAGGACCGCGGCACGCACGCCGTCCTCCAGGCCGCGAAGCTCTACGCGCGCCGCGTGCCGGTCGTCGCGGCCCGGCCGCTCCAACAACTGTCGCTCGCGCGAGCGGGCGAAGCGCGCGACGACTACCTCAGCGTAGCGCGGTTCGGTGAAGTGTTCGGCCCCGGCGATCGGAAGGTGTTCCGCACCGTGCCCGCGGCGGCCATCGGGCTCCTCACCGGCGACGGGGCCGCGGTTCCGCCGGACGGCCCGCCGCGCGACTTCGTGTTCGTCCGCGACGCCGCCCGCGCCTGCCTGCGCGTGGCCGAAGCGACGATCACCGACGGCGCCGGCGACTACCCGTTCCGGAGCGGCTGGCTCCTGACCGACCGGCAGATGACCGCGGTCGTGCGCGACGCCCACGCCGGGCGCCCCGTCGTCGTCCCGGACAGTGCGGCGCCGACCAACCCGCTCGGGTGGCAGCCGGCCGAGCCGCTGGCCGAGGTGCTCGACGAAACGATCGCGTGGTACCGCGAGTTCCTCCGGATCGGCTGCACCGCGCCGCTCCGGGCAGCGGCGTAG
- a CDS encoding SRPBCC family protein translates to MPGSQFVYVTYIRTSPEQLWRALIDPEFTRRYWVGTWQDCAWAVGASWKLMAPDGRVADSGEVIEIDPPKRLVLSWQHHLQPEATTEGHSRMTYELEPQGNAVKLTVFHEIDVPNSKLIEGVSTGWPMVFASLKSLLETGESLEAFRDWPKDL, encoded by the coding sequence ATGCCCGGAAGCCAGTTCGTGTACGTGACCTACATCCGCACCTCGCCGGAGCAGCTCTGGCGGGCGCTGATCGATCCCGAGTTCACGCGCCGATACTGGGTGGGGACGTGGCAGGACTGCGCGTGGGCGGTGGGCGCGTCGTGGAAGCTGATGGCCCCCGACGGGCGCGTGGCCGACAGCGGGGAGGTGATCGAGATCGACCCGCCCAAACGGCTCGTCCTCTCGTGGCAGCACCACCTCCAGCCCGAGGCGACTACCGAGGGGCACTCGCGGATGACCTACGAGTTGGAACCGCAGGGCAACGCGGTGAAGCTGACCGTGTTCCACGAGATCGACGTGCCGAACTCGAAGCTGATCGAAGGGGTATCGACCGGCTGGCCGATGGTCTTCGCGAGCCTGAAGAGCCTGCTCGAAACTGGCGAGTCGCTTGAAGCCTTCCGTGACTGGCCGAAGGATCTGTGA
- a CDS encoding ArsR/SmtB family transcription factor: MDDVFKALADATRRELLDRLFEKNGQALGELCEKLAMTRQAVTKHLKVLEDANLVAVRWNGREKLHYLNPVPIHEIAERWIGKFELGRLRILAELKDELEGEADS; encoded by the coding sequence ATGGACGATGTCTTCAAAGCACTGGCCGACGCCACGCGGCGCGAGCTGCTCGACCGACTGTTCGAGAAGAACGGCCAGGCGCTCGGGGAGTTGTGCGAGAAGCTCGCCATGACGCGGCAGGCGGTGACCAAGCACTTGAAGGTCCTGGAAGACGCCAACCTGGTCGCCGTGCGGTGGAACGGGCGGGAGAAGTTGCATTACCTCAATCCGGTCCCGATCCACGAGATCGCCGAGCGCTGGATCGGCAAGTTCGAGCTAGGTCGGCTCCGCATCCTCGCCGAACTCAAGGACGAGCTGGAAGGAGAGGCGGATAGCTGA
- a CDS encoding glucose 1-dehydrogenase: MSKKLEGKVAVVTGASKGIGAEIARQLAAEGASVVVNYASSKAGAEKVVADIAAKGGKAVAVGGDVSKAAEAKGIIDAAIKNYGRLDVLVNNSGVYEFAPIEAVTEESFHRMFNINVLGLLLTTQAAVKHLGEGASVINIGSGVSRITPPNSAVYTGTKGAVDAITGVLARELGPKKIRVNSVNPGLVVTEGTHSQGVLGSELETGLVAQTPLGRVGQPGDIASVAVFLASDDSRWLTGELLLAGGGLR, from the coding sequence ATGTCGAAGAAGCTCGAAGGCAAGGTGGCCGTGGTGACGGGTGCGTCGAAGGGGATCGGGGCGGAGATCGCCCGACAACTGGCCGCCGAGGGCGCGTCGGTGGTGGTGAACTACGCCTCGAGCAAGGCGGGCGCCGAGAAGGTCGTCGCCGACATCGCTGCCAAGGGCGGGAAGGCCGTCGCGGTCGGTGGGGACGTGTCCAAGGCCGCCGAGGCGAAGGGGATCATCGACGCGGCGATCAAGAACTACGGCCGGCTGGACGTTCTCGTCAACAACTCCGGGGTGTACGAGTTCGCTCCGATCGAGGCCGTCACCGAGGAGTCGTTCCACCGGATGTTCAACATCAACGTGCTCGGCCTCCTGCTCACCACGCAGGCCGCCGTCAAGCACCTGGGCGAGGGCGCGAGCGTCATCAATATTGGCTCCGGCGTCAGCCGCATCACGCCGCCGAACAGCGCAGTTTACACCGGCACGAAGGGCGCGGTCGATGCGATCACCGGTGTACTCGCCAGGGAACTCGGGCCGAAGAAGATCCGAGTGAACTCCGTTAACCCCGGGCTGGTGGTAACCGAGGGGACGCACAGTCAGGGCGTCCTGGGCTCGGAACTGGAAACGGGGCTCGTCGCGCAGACCCCGCTCGGTCGTGTCGGCCAGCCCGGTGACATCGCCTCCGTCGCCGTCTTTCTGGCCTCAGACGATTCGAGATGGCTCACCGGGGAACTGCTCCTCGCCGGCGGTGGCCTGCGCTAA
- a CDS encoding organic hydroperoxide resistance protein: protein MTTIEKVLYTAKTHTTGGRDGASRSSDGRLDVKLASPGTSGSGTNPEQLFAAGWSACFMSAIGLAAVQRTVSLPADRAIDAEVDLGTNDGGYLLRARLNVSLPGLDREVAQALLDAAHQLCPYSKATRGNIDVSINLV, encoded by the coding sequence ATGACCACGATCGAAAAGGTACTGTACACCGCCAAGACCCACACCACCGGCGGTCGAGACGGGGCTTCCCGCAGCTCCGACGGCCGCCTCGACGTCAAGCTCGCGTCGCCCGGTACTTCGGGCAGCGGGACCAACCCGGAGCAACTGTTCGCCGCCGGCTGGTCGGCCTGCTTCATGAGCGCGATCGGGTTGGCCGCTGTCCAGAGAACGGTCTCCCTCCCGGCCGACCGGGCCATCGACGCCGAGGTGGATCTGGGCACGAACGACGGCGGCTACCTCCTCCGGGCGCGGCTCAACGTCAGCCTACCGGGCCTGGACCGCGAGGTCGCTCAGGCGCTCTTGGACGCCGCGCACCAGTTGTGCCCGTACTCCAAGGCCACCCGCGGTAACATCGACGTGTCGATCAACCTCGTCTAA
- a CDS encoding SDR family NAD(P)-dependent oxidoreductase — MTTERKVAVITGASQGIGAGLVRGFLDRGFRVVANSRSIQPDRSPDVLAVAGDIADPAVAERVIREAVTRFGRVDTLVNNAGAFLAKPFTEYTVEDYTRIVTLNLAGFFYVSQHAVRQMLGQGGGHIVNVTTTLVGQPVKGVPSILASLTKGGLDAATRSLAIEYADKGIRVNAVAPGVIRTPMHAPETHAALSRLHPVGRLGEVSEVVEAVLYLESAAFVTGETLHVDGGAHAGHW; from the coding sequence ATGACTACCGAACGAAAGGTCGCCGTCATCACCGGGGCGTCGCAGGGGATCGGCGCGGGCCTGGTCCGGGGGTTCCTCGACCGCGGCTTCCGGGTCGTGGCCAACTCTCGCTCGATCCAGCCGGATCGCTCACCGGACGTACTCGCCGTCGCCGGCGACATCGCCGACCCGGCGGTCGCCGAGCGGGTGATTCGGGAAGCCGTCACGCGGTTCGGCCGGGTGGACACGCTCGTCAACAACGCCGGGGCGTTCCTCGCCAAGCCGTTCACCGAATACACGGTGGAGGACTACACCCGGATCGTGACCCTGAACCTGGCCGGGTTCTTTTACGTCTCCCAGCACGCCGTTCGCCAGATGCTCGGGCAGGGCGGGGGGCACATCGTGAACGTGACCACGACCCTAGTCGGCCAACCGGTGAAGGGCGTGCCCTCGATCCTGGCGTCCCTCACCAAGGGCGGGTTGGACGCCGCCACGCGGTCGCTGGCGATCGAATACGCCGACAAGGGCATCCGTGTCAACGCGGTCGCCCCCGGAGTCATCAGGACGCCGATGCACGCGCCCGAGACGCACGCCGCCCTGTCCCGGTTGCACCCGGTGGGGCGCCTGGGCGAGGTCTCGGAAGTGGTCGAGGCGGTTCTCTACCTGGAGTCGGCCGCGTTCGTGACCGGCGAGACCCTGCACGTCGATGGCGGCGCGCACGCCGGGCACTGGTAG
- a CDS encoding NAD(P)H-dependent flavin oxidoreductase gives MNTLLRKLGIELPLVQAPMAGVSTPEMAAAVSNAGALGSIGIGAADAETARGMIRAIRTKTDRPFNVNVFCNQPAVPDAGREAAWLARLAPEFARFGAEPPPGLTEIYSSFLTDDAKLAVLLAERPAVVSFHFGLPERERIEALRAAGIVLLATATNLEEGRAAVAAGIDAVVAQGYEAGGHRGVFDPTAHDEQLGTMTLVRLLVRHLNVPVIAAGGIMDGAGVAAALTLGAEAAQLGTAFVACPESAADAGFRAALLGPAAAHTVMTTAISGRPARGLANRFTAIGADADRAAVPDYPIAYDAGKALHAAAKAKGEFGYGAQWAGQGAPLTRALPAAELVARLRAEMELARADRSPR, from the coding sequence GTGAACACATTGCTCCGGAAGCTCGGAATCGAACTCCCTCTCGTTCAGGCCCCAATGGCAGGCGTGTCCACGCCGGAGATGGCCGCCGCGGTATCGAACGCCGGCGCGCTCGGGTCCATCGGGATCGGGGCCGCCGACGCCGAGACGGCCCGCGGCATGATCCGGGCGATCCGGACGAAGACGGACCGCCCGTTCAACGTCAATGTGTTTTGCAACCAGCCGGCTGTACCAGATGCCGGTCGAGAAGCGGCATGGCTCGCCCGGCTCGCGCCTGAGTTCGCCCGCTTTGGAGCTGAGCCACCACCCGGTCTGACCGAGATATATTCGTCGTTCCTGACCGACGACGCCAAGCTCGCGGTCCTGCTGGCCGAGCGCCCCGCGGTCGTTAGCTTCCACTTCGGGCTGCCGGAGCGCGAGCGAATCGAAGCACTCCGCGCGGCCGGGATCGTGCTGCTCGCCACGGCCACGAATCTCGAAGAGGGCCGGGCCGCAGTCGCCGCCGGAATCGACGCGGTTGTGGCGCAAGGCTATGAGGCCGGCGGCCACCGAGGCGTGTTCGATCCCACCGCGCACGACGAACAACTCGGGACGATGACCCTGGTCCGGCTCCTGGTGCGTCACCTCAACGTTCCGGTGATCGCGGCCGGCGGCATCATGGACGGGGCCGGCGTTGCCGCCGCTCTGACCCTCGGCGCGGAGGCGGCACAGCTCGGCACCGCGTTCGTGGCCTGTCCGGAATCGGCGGCCGATGCGGGTTTCCGGGCCGCGCTCCTCGGCCCGGCCGCGGCTCACACCGTCATGACCACCGCGATCTCCGGCCGCCCCGCCCGCGGTCTCGCCAACCGCTTCACGGCGATCGGTGCGGATGCCGATCGGGCCGCGGTCCCGGACTACCCGATCGCTTACGATGCCGGGAAGGCGCTGCACGCCGCAGCAAAGGCGAAGGGCGAGTTCGGCTACGGGGCGCAGTGGGCCGGGCAAGGCGCTCCGCTCACCCGCGCACTGCCCGCCGCCGAACTGGTCGCCCGACTTCGTGCGGAGATGGAACTGGCGCGGGCCGATCGATCACCCCGATGA
- a CDS encoding IS1595 family transposase: MRGKKGVRHPNPDDPPRRRANKRRGHGNFANDRPPVVGVVSRDTGAIVLEVVERTDQETLIAFVTEHTDDGATVYTDEWSGYARLSAEGRGHATVNHTPGQREWARDDDGDGIREVHDNTLEGLWAALRTFLRPFRGISKHYLHQYVAVFQWAYNKVGVAGMVRTLLGLPLSTPTAS, encoded by the coding sequence ATGCGGGGGAAAAAAGGGGTCCGGCACCCGAACCCGGACGACCCGCCCCGACGCCGGGCCAACAAGCGGCGCGGGCACGGGAACTTCGCCAACGACCGCCCGCCGGTGGTCGGGGTGGTGAGCCGGGACACCGGGGCCATCGTCCTGGAGGTCGTCGAACGAACGGACCAGGAGACCCTGATCGCGTTCGTGACCGAACATACCGATGATGGCGCGACCGTATACACGGATGAGTGGTCGGGGTACGCGCGGCTGTCCGCGGAGGGCCGCGGGCATGCCACGGTGAACCACACCCCGGGCCAACGGGAGTGGGCTCGGGATGACGACGGGGACGGGATCCGCGAGGTCCACGATAACACGCTCGAGGGCCTGTGGGCGGCCCTCCGCACGTTCCTGCGACCGTTCCGCGGGATCAGCAAGCACTACCTCCACCAGTACGTTGCCGTCTTCCAATGGGCATACAACAAGGTCGGCGTTGCGGGCATGGTCCGCACACTACTGGGCCTGCCCCTGTCCACCCCGACGGCCTCATGA